The sequence below is a genomic window from Bacteroidales bacterium.
TTTTATTGCTGCCTACGAATACCTGAAGGCGGATTCGCGCTGCACCGGGAAGATTGGGGTTGTTGGTTTCTGTTTCGGAGGATGGATCTCCAATATGATGGCCGTGAAAGTGGCCGGGCTCCATGCTGCAGTCCCCTTTTACGGTGGTCAGCCCGATGCTGAATCGGTACCACAGATCAATGCCCCCCTCCTCTTGCATTATGCCGGACTGGATACACGGGTCAATGAAGGCTGGCCTGCCTATGAGGAAGCCTTGAAAAAGTATAATAAGGAATATACGGCCTACATCTATCCCGAGGTGAATCATGGCTTTCATAATGATTCCACACCGCGCTACGACAAAGATGCAGCGGAACTGGCCTGGAAACGTACCATTGATTTTTTCAAAAAGAATTTGAGCTGAGGAAGCTGCACAAGATTAAACTATGGCGGGGGCAGAGAGTCTGAAAGTATATAGCCTTTGCACTATACCTTGTACAGTCAGATAACCATTAAAACTGGAAGGACATGAAAAAAACGCCCAATTTTGTTTACGCGCTTAGTTTATTTCTGGCAATTGCCTTATTTTCTGCATCTGCATCAGCTCAGGCCTTGCAAGAAAATCCTGAACTGGACCGGAAGGTCAAGGAATTTCTATCCTCGGGTCGCTGGTACGATATGAATGTGCCCTCATCCGACGGGAAACTGCTTTATGAGCTGATCATAAAGGGGAATTATAAAAGTGCCCTTGAAATAGGGACTTCCACAGGACACTCCGGGATATGGATTGCCTGGGCACTCAGTAAAACAGGCGGGAAGCTGATTACCATCGATATTGATGAAGGTCGTTACAAAACTGCTGTGGAAAATTTCAAAAAGGCAGGCCTGTCCGAGTACATTGATGCCAGGCTGGCCGATGCCCATACCCTGGTCAGGGAACTGGAAGGGCCATTCGACTTTGTATTCAGCGATGCCGATAAGAACTGGTATAAGAACTACTTCATCGATGTGGATCCCAAACTGGTGGTTGGGGGGTGTTATACCACCCATAATATTCGTGAAAGCAGCTATGGCCGGAGAGGAGGCGGAAATCAGGATTATCTGGATTATGTCAGGAGCCTGGAGAATTACGAAACTACTCTAAATTCTGAAGGTGGTGGAGTATTGATCAGCTATAAACGAGCTGAATAGTATTCCAGAAAATGGCAGAACCCTTATTACCCCGGAAGCTGAAGCTTTTCTCGCTGACCAACATCGTCATCGGGGACATGATCGGGGCGGGAATTTTTACCACCTCGGGCCTTTTGTTGGCTCAGCTTCATAATCCTGTGCTTCTTTTGCTGCTGTGGATCGTGGGTGGAGCCATAGCTTTAAGCGGGGCGCTTAGCTACGGGGAGCTTGGCGCGCGGTTCCCGGAAGCCGGGGGGGACTATATTTTTTTAACCAGGCTCTTCACCCCCCTGGCAGGATTTCTGAGCGGGTGGGTATCATTCCTGGTAGGCTTTTCGGCGCCCGTTGCGGCCTCATCGCTGGCTTTCAGCGAATATCTGATCCGCATTCTTCCAGAGGAAAATCTGCCCCAGGAACTTGTACTTACGAAGAAGGCCATTGCCGTTGGGATCATTCTAATATTTACACTGATTCATTACTTCGGGCTAAATTCGGGTTCGAAAGTTCAGAATATTCTAACCGTACTGAAGATCGGGTTAATTATAGTGCTGATATCTGTCGGATTTACTTTCGGAGAGGGCAGTCTCGGGCATTTCCTGCCTCAGGAGGGTACTTCTTTTGCTCGTGCAGACATGAAAACAATCGGGCTGGCATTGATGTGGATCATGTTTGCCTATAGCGGGTGGAACGCCTCTACGTATATGGGTTCGGAAGTGTATAAGCCTGTGAAAAACATACCCCGTTCGCTGATTATCGGAACCTTCTCAGTCACTGCTATTTATCTCCTCCTGAACGTGCTTTATGTTTATGCTGTGGCCCCTGTTGAAATGGAGGGGGTTATTCCCATTGGCAGCCTGGCGGCCAATAATCTCTTCAATTTGTCCATGGATCGCTTATTCTCCCTCTTTATCGCCCTGATCCTGCTATCTGCCATCAGTGTACTGATTATTATAGGTCCCCGGGTTTACTTTGCGATGGCCCAGTCCGGACATTTTTTCGGGATTGCCAGGAGGATTAACCGCGCCAGGGTGCCCGGGATTTCCATTTTGCTGCAGAGCGCTCTGGCCATCATTTACGTGCTCTCCGGAACCTTTGAACAAATCATTACCTTTTTGAGTTTCTCCCTGGGGATTTTCCCCATCCTGGTGGTGATCGGGGTATTCAAACTTCGCTTAAAAAAACAATCCATACTTAAGGTACCCGGGTATCCTCTGCTGCCTGCCTTTTTTATATTAAGCTCCCTAGGAATTCTGGGATTGGCATTTCTGGAGAGACCCCTTGAGTCATCGGTTGCCATTGGAGTTGTTCTGGCAGGAATCCCTGCATTCTTTCTTTTGAAACGAAGTATTACATACTAGAACCATCCATGTTGAGTTTTAGTTAGGAAACAGGAATTGTCACACCGGACCATGCGCCTTATATTTCTGAAAGGAATACTTTATGTACTGATCGCCTTTATAATCTTGCAGGGCTTATTTGTAGTGTTCGTCCTGGTGGGAGGTTTTGGTAAAATCCCGGATATTAAGGAATTGAAACAAATTCAGAATCCCATTGCTACCGAAATTTATACCGCTGACGGGGTGCTGATGGGAACCTATAATATTGAAAACAGACAGTATCTGGATCCATCGGAAATACCGGAAAGTATCCGGAATGCTTTGATCGCCACCGAAGATGTACGTTTTTACAAGCATAAGGGCATAGATCCCCGCAGTCTTTTCCGGGTATTTTTTAAAACCCTACTTTTGAGAAAAGAGGGTTCGGGGGGCGGAAGCACACTTTCTCAGCAACTGGCCAAGAACCTCTATCCACGCAGGAATGAAGGAGCCTTTAGTATGCCCGTAATTAAGGTAAAGGAGATGGCCGTCGCCCGGCGCATGGAAAAAGTTTACACCAAGGATGAGATCCTGGAGATGTATCTGAGCACGGTCCCCTTCGGGGAGAACACCTTTGGTATTAAAGCGGCCTCGCGCCGTTTCTTTAACAAAGAACCTGAGGAACTTAAACCGGAGGAGTCTGCGGTGTTGGTCGGAATGCTGAAAGCCACAGGGAGCTATAATCCCGTCAGACATCCGGAAAGGGCGCGTACCCGCCGAAATGTGGTGCTGGAACAGATGGCCAGATATGCTTACCTGGAAGAGACCGAAGCGGATTCCCTGCAGGAAACTCCTCTGGAGCTGGATTACCATCCCCTGCCCCATAATGCAGGTATTGCCCCCTACTTCAGAGAGTTTATCCGGGCAGAACTGGACCAATGGTGCAGAGAATATATTAAATCCGGTTCTGAGCCCTACAATCTCTATACCGATGGCCTGAAGGTATATACCACCATTGACAGCCGTTTGCAAGGCTATGCGGAAGAGGCCATGAAGTCGCATATGGCCCATCTTCAGAAGATGTTTGAAAAGCAGTGGAGCGGCGAGGATCTTTGGAAGGGATTAACCGAGAAGCAGATTCTTATAAATTTTGATGGGGAATACCGGGAGGGCATGGCTTCCGAAGAAGCCCGGAAAATGGAGGTATTCACCTGGGAGGGCTTGCAGGAGAAAGATTACCGTACCCTTGACTCAATCAAACACTATTTGCAGTACTTGCAGGCAGGATTCCTGGCCATGGATGTAAAAACTGCAGAGATCAGGGCCTGGGTGGGGGGAATCAATTATCAGTATTTCAAATTTGATCATGTCCGGGCCAAACGTCAGGCAGGCTCCACTTTCAAGGCGCTGGTTTACCTGGAGGCCCTTGAACAGGGCTTCTCGCCCTGCGATTATTATCCCAACGACAGTGTGGTATATGAGGAGTACAATAACTGGACTCCACAGAATGCGGATCACGCATACGGGGGGTACTACTCCATGAACGGGGCCCTGGTTCACTCCGTAAATACAGTAAGTGTTGATCTGCTGATGCAGGTAGGGATCGACAGCGTTCTGGAGCTTTCCCAAAAGGCGGGTATAAACTCTCCCCTGCCGGCCGTCCCCTCCCTGGCTCTGGGTACAGGGGATGTCTCCCTGTTTGAAATGGTGGGTGTTTACCAGGCCATTGCTAACATGGGAATTTATAAGGAACCCGTCTATATCAGCCGGATAGAAGATGCAAGCGGAAAGGTGCTGGAGGAGAGAATTCCGGATAGTCAGGGGACTGCCATCTGTACCCCCGGAAATGCCGGGATTATGATAGAAATGCTCAGGGGAGTGGTGAATAACGGGACGGCGGCCGGCCTGCGCATGAAATACGGGATTCTGGAGGATATTGCCGGTAAAACCGGAACCACTCAAAAATACACGGATGGCTGGTTTATAGGATTTACACCGGGCCTGGTGGCCGGTGCCTGGGTGGGCGGCGACCTTCAGAACGTGCGTTTTCAGAACATGGCTTACGGCCAGGGTGCCTATACAGCCTTGCCCATATGGGCCGGTTTTATGAAGAGCAGCTTCCGGGATGAACACTGGAGCAGCCTCCGGGCCGACACTTTCCGGATTCATCCGGATACCCGGGAGCTTCTGCAATGCGACGATTATAAAGATAAGAAACCCTTTCAGTTCAGGCCTTTCCGGGAACTGAAGGAGAAAAGGATCTTCAGGAATCTGTTCAGGCGGAAAAGAAAATAAGCCCTGAGGTCAGAAAAACCTGTTTTTCATCTGTTTCACAGCTGCAATATCTGCTTTCGGGGATCTGTCCTGTAATTTTTTCTATTTTAGAATCATGGAAACAAATGTTCCTGCAATTCGTTAAGTCTGGGATGAGATTAGTTACTCCGCTCATATTCCTGTTCTTTTCAGTCTTGAGCCTCTTCGGACAGAAGACTCATCTGAATGCAATACTGGCGCCCGCGGACGAACCGGTCACCTATCTCCTCTTTACTGAGGATGGAGCCGATATCATTGTCCAGGAGGCATTTAAGGCACGAAGTGCGGATCTGGCCCGGGATCATCCGTATCTGACGGTTTCCGGCGATTTTACGGGCGATGGAGTGGATGAGTTGGCCGTATTCAACGATCTGGAATATACTCCCAATATGAATCCGGCCTTTACCTGCTCGGTGGTATCGGTTTATCGCTCCACCGGCGAACAGTTCCTTCCGGCGGGTAGCTGGTTTTCATGCCCGGACTCTCAGCTGGATTTTGAATTTGTCTCTTTTTCGGTGGCAGGGGACTTTACCGGGGATGGCTTATGTGATATCGCTCTGTTCTATAATGATCCGTCCCTGGATCAGTCGACCATTTACCTGCTGGAATCTACAGGGTCAGGTTTTGCAGAGGCCCGGGCCTGGTACCGTGTGGCGAGGAACGAATTTAATTTCACGGCTCTGAAATTTGCCTGTCCGGGCGATTTCAACGGTAACGGAAAGCCCGGTATTCTGGTCTTCTACAACTATTTTGGAACGGAACCCGGCACCAGGCAGTCTCTGTTTCTGTTTGAGGCCGAAGCAGATACGCTGGCACTGCTCCCGCGTGCCTATGATGCAACAAAGGCATCCTATGATTTTTCCCGTATGAAGTTTGCACTGGCGGGGGATTATAACCTGGATGGTTTTTCTGATATTGCGGTGTTGCACGAGGATCCCGCCGACCTGGATCTTTTCATCACTGTCTTTGAAGGATCGGCAGACGGCCTGCTTACCCCTGTGGACTATGTCTCTTATGCGGACATTGAACCCTGGCTCATGCAGGTCTTGCATGCAGCGGGAGGAGAATTTGCGGGAGACAGCGCGACGGATCTGGCTCTTTTCTATGATAATCCGGGAACCGGCAGCCAGGAAATCATAGTGCTCGAGAGTGATCATGGCACTTTTAAAGCCCCTGAAACAGTCTTCAGTGCTGATCCGGGAACCCTGGATTTGGAAGCCATTACGACGGTTCGAAGCGGAGCCTTTGTGCACCACCCCTTGGTTCGGGCGACCACGTGGAAGGATGATATGACGGGAGCCCTGTCCTTTACCTTTGATGATGGGTACAGGGGCGCTTTTGAATATGGTGGGGCGGAACTGGAAGCGGCCGGACTAAAAGGGATTTTTTACATTTTTACCGATACAAGCGCCGTTTATAACGGAGAGCTGGCCAGTACCAGCCTGGTCCGCGAATACAGGGACAAGGGCCATGAGATCGCTTCCCATACTTCTAATCATGCGAATCTGGGCTTTCTGACAGAATCGGGGGATGTGGACTCCCTGAACCAGGTTCTGTCGGCATCGGTGGCACTGCTTAATGAACGTTTTGATCAGCATACCCTGACCATGTCCATTCCATTCGGGAGTTTTCGTTATGAAACCCTGGATTACATTTCTCAGTACTTTTATTCGGCCCGAAGCAGTCAGTTTGGATTCAACCTGGCCACTCCCTATGACTTTTATGCCCTTAGATCCTGGCCGGTACTGAGTACCACCTCCCCCGCTTATGTGGAAAGCCTTCTCTCGACGGCCGAAGGATATGGCACCTATCTCCCGCTCATGTACCACGATATGCTGGATGAGCCCTTTGATGAAGCTTCGCTTATTTACACCTACAGCCGGGAGCTGTTTTTTCAAACCATTCAGGATGCACTCAGCAGGAATCTCTGGATCGAAACCCATGAACGGATTTATAAGTACATCAGGGAACGAAATGCTCTGAAGATCTCCCGGCTTGAAACTGGAAATATGGAGGGGCCATCGGGCCACTTCTCTTTTGAGGCGGATGACGGACTGATCGATTCGATCTTCGACGTAGAGCTTACTTTAAAGATTTCTTTACCCGGTAGTTGGATGGAAGATACGGTTAGCGTGGGTTCTGAGGGTGAATACTCTTATTTCAGGATCCGGGAGGATGAACAGGGCAGTTTTTTTCTGTACGACTGGCTACCCGTTAGCGGAACAAGCCTTGAGGTTTTTGAGGGCAGACTTCCCGGAACGGCCGTGGCAGAACGTATTGCCAGGCCCTTGGAAATAAGCCTGCGTGCGGCCCCCAACCCCTTTCTGCACGAAACACGGATTACTCTTTCGGGAGAAGCAGGCAGGGATACCTGTCTGATCATCCGGGATATTCAGGGCCGGAGCATTCGGGAGATCAGGGAGTTTAACGGCACTTCCATACAGATAAGCCGTGAAAGCCTGTCCCCCGGGATGTATTTGATTCAATTGGTCGATCCTGGAAAAAAGGGTGCATTTCTGAAAATCATAGCCGAATAAAATTTTAAACGAAAGTTAATGCGCTTTCATATGAAAGTTATTATCTTTGTTCTGAAAACAAACGGACTGCACCATGATCTTCAATATCCAGCGTTTTTCGACCCACGATGGAGATGGGATCCGCACGCTGATTTTCTATAAGGGATGTCCCCTGAAGTGTCAGTGGTGCAGCAATCCGGAGAGCCAGTCCTTTGGCCGGAGTATTCTCTATGATTTAAGAAGTTGCAAGCATTTTGGAGATTGTGTCAACACCATGCCCGACGCCATATCTCACTCTGCTGGCGGGGTTTTACATATTCAGCGAGAGCGCATCTCCGATGCGCAGCAGTTAAAGGACCTCTGTGTTGCAAAGGCACTTACAATATCCGGGGAGCCCCTCGGAGTGGACGAAATAATGGCGGAGATTGATAAGGATCTTCCCTTCTACCACCGCGATGGCGGTGTTACCCTTACGGGTGGCGAGCCGCTGGCCCAGGACGCCGAGCTGGTTCTTCTGCTGCAGGTCCTGCATGAACGGCGAATTAACACCAACATGGAAACATCGCTGCATGTGAGCTGGGAATTGGCTGAAAGGTGCATCGGACTGATAGATGCCTTCCTGGTGGACCTGAAACATACGGATCCGGGGAAGTTTAGGGCATTTACCGGGGGAGATGCCAGACTGGTTATGGAAAATCTGGAGAAGCTGGCCTGTTTCGGGGCTCATGTAGTGGTAAGGATACCGGTGATCCCCGGCTTTAATCATTCGACGGAGGAAATCCGGTCCATGGTAGACTTCCTCCGGAACATCAGGGGGATTAAGGAAATCCACTTCCTTCCCTACCATACCTTTGGCGTGGAGAAGTATAAGATGCTGGGAATGGAATATCTGTATAACAACCACAAACAGGTCGGCGAAGAAGAGCTGATGCCTTATGTGCACTATGCAGAATCAAAAGGTTTTATAACAAAAATCGGAGGATAGGATGATAGCTGCTGAACAGACCAAAGAGATCTCGGAACGGATTGCTTATCTGAGGGAGAAAGTGATGAGTACCAAACCCACCGTTTGCACCGAAAGGGCCCGTTTTTATACCGAGGTGTACCGGGAGAATGAAGATCAGCCGGTGATTATTAAACGGGCTCTGGCCCTGCAGAAGACCCTGGAGAAGATGACTGTTTTTATCGAAAAGGGCGAGCTGATTGTGGGAAACCATTCTTCCTGTCGCCGCGCCGCCCCTATCTTTCCCGAATATGCTGTGGACTGGCTTCCGGAGGAGATGGACGATCTGGATAAGCGTCCCGGAGATGCTTTTTTCATTACTGCAGAACATAAAGAAGAATTGAAGGAGATAGCCAGCTGGTGGAAGGGCAAGGTGCTCTGGGACCGGGGCCGCGCCCTGATGAGCCAGGAACTGCGCGATCTTCAGGATTCGGCTATTATTAAAGCTACCGGGAACCTCACTTCCGGAGACGCTCATATCGCCGTGGATTTTCAGAAAATCCTGGAGGTGGGATTAAGAGGTTATTTCAGGGAGATTGAACGGTACCATAAGCAGGTGGACCGCTCCGACCGGGAAGGGATCCGGAAAGACAAGTTCTATACGGCTTTGACTATTGGTCTGGAGTCCTTTCAGTCCTTTATCAGGCGCTACCGCGATCTGGCCGTTTATCTGAGCAAAGAGAGCGACGACCCTCAACGAACCAGTGAATTACAGCTTATTGCTGATAATTGCCATGCTATTGCGGAAAGACCCCCGGAAGATTTTTACCAGGCGCTTCAGCTGGTTTACTTTGTGCAGCTTATCCTGCAGATTGAAAGCAACGGACATTCGGTTTCCCTGGGAAGGCTCGACCAGTACCTCTACCCCTTCTATCAAAAGGATCTGGCAGCAGGAAAAATTTCTCAGGAACGAGCTATAGAATTACTTGAGAATACCTGGATTAAATTGCTTTCTATTAATAAGATAAGGCCCTGGTCTCATACCCGCTTTTCGGCCGGTGGACCCCTCTATCAGAATGTGACCATCGGGGGACAGACCCCGGATGGGAAAGATGCTGTCAATGAGCTGAGTTTCCTGATTCTTGAATCGGTGGGAAATATGAAAC
It includes:
- a CDS encoding class I SAM-dependent methyltransferase, with amino-acid sequence MKKTPNFVYALSLFLAIALFSASASAQALQENPELDRKVKEFLSSGRWYDMNVPSSDGKLLYELIIKGNYKSALEIGTSTGHSGIWIAWALSKTGGKLITIDIDEGRYKTAVENFKKAGLSEYIDARLADAHTLVRELEGPFDFVFSDADKNWYKNYFIDVDPKLVVGGCYTTHNIRESSYGRRGGGNQDYLDYVRSLENYETTLNSEGGGVLISYKRAE
- a CDS encoding amino acid permease; amino-acid sequence: MAEPLLPRKLKLFSLTNIVIGDMIGAGIFTTSGLLLAQLHNPVLLLLLWIVGGAIALSGALSYGELGARFPEAGGDYIFLTRLFTPLAGFLSGWVSFLVGFSAPVAASSLAFSEYLIRILPEENLPQELVLTKKAIAVGIILIFTLIHYFGLNSGSKVQNILTVLKIGLIIVLISVGFTFGEGSLGHFLPQEGTSFARADMKTIGLALMWIMFAYSGWNASTYMGSEVYKPVKNIPRSLIIGTFSVTAIYLLLNVLYVYAVAPVEMEGVIPIGSLAANNLFNLSMDRLFSLFIALILLSAISVLIIIGPRVYFAMAQSGHFFGIARRINRARVPGISILLQSALAIIYVLSGTFEQIITFLSFSLGIFPILVVIGVFKLRLKKQSILKVPGYPLLPAFFILSSLGILGLAFLERPLESSVAIGVVLAGIPAFFLLKRSITY
- a CDS encoding transglycosylase domain-containing protein; amino-acid sequence: MRLIFLKGILYVLIAFIILQGLFVVFVLVGGFGKIPDIKELKQIQNPIATEIYTADGVLMGTYNIENRQYLDPSEIPESIRNALIATEDVRFYKHKGIDPRSLFRVFFKTLLLRKEGSGGGSTLSQQLAKNLYPRRNEGAFSMPVIKVKEMAVARRMEKVYTKDEILEMYLSTVPFGENTFGIKAASRRFFNKEPEELKPEESAVLVGMLKATGSYNPVRHPERARTRRNVVLEQMARYAYLEETEADSLQETPLELDYHPLPHNAGIAPYFREFIRAELDQWCREYIKSGSEPYNLYTDGLKVYTTIDSRLQGYAEEAMKSHMAHLQKMFEKQWSGEDLWKGLTEKQILINFDGEYREGMASEEARKMEVFTWEGLQEKDYRTLDSIKHYLQYLQAGFLAMDVKTAEIRAWVGGINYQYFKFDHVRAKRQAGSTFKALVYLEALEQGFSPCDYYPNDSVVYEEYNNWTPQNADHAYGGYYSMNGALVHSVNTVSVDLLMQVGIDSVLELSQKAGINSPLPAVPSLALGTGDVSLFEMVGVYQAIANMGIYKEPVYISRIEDASGKVLEERIPDSQGTAICTPGNAGIMIEMLRGVVNNGTAAGLRMKYGILEDIAGKTGTTQKYTDGWFIGFTPGLVAGAWVGGDLQNVRFQNMAYGQGAYTALPIWAGFMKSSFRDEHWSSLRADTFRIHPDTRELLQCDDYKDKKPFQFRPFRELKEKRIFRNLFRRKRK
- a CDS encoding polysaccharide deacetylase family protein, whose protein sequence is MRLVTPLIFLFFSVLSLFGQKTHLNAILAPADEPVTYLLFTEDGADIIVQEAFKARSADLARDHPYLTVSGDFTGDGVDELAVFNDLEYTPNMNPAFTCSVVSVYRSTGEQFLPAGSWFSCPDSQLDFEFVSFSVAGDFTGDGLCDIALFYNDPSLDQSTIYLLESTGSGFAEARAWYRVARNEFNFTALKFACPGDFNGNGKPGILVFYNYFGTEPGTRQSLFLFEAEADTLALLPRAYDATKASYDFSRMKFALAGDYNLDGFSDIAVLHEDPADLDLFITVFEGSADGLLTPVDYVSYADIEPWLMQVLHAAGGEFAGDSATDLALFYDNPGTGSQEIIVLESDHGTFKAPETVFSADPGTLDLEAITTVRSGAFVHHPLVRATTWKDDMTGALSFTFDDGYRGAFEYGGAELEAAGLKGIFYIFTDTSAVYNGELASTSLVREYRDKGHEIASHTSNHANLGFLTESGDVDSLNQVLSASVALLNERFDQHTLTMSIPFGSFRYETLDYISQYFYSARSSQFGFNLATPYDFYALRSWPVLSTTSPAYVESLLSTAEGYGTYLPLMYHDMLDEPFDEASLIYTYSRELFFQTIQDALSRNLWIETHERIYKYIRERNALKISRLETGNMEGPSGHFSFEADDGLIDSIFDVELTLKISLPGSWMEDTVSVGSEGEYSYFRIREDEQGSFFLYDWLPVSGTSLEVFEGRLPGTAVAERIARPLEISLRAAPNPFLHETRITLSGEAGRDTCLIIRDIQGRSIREIREFNGTSIQISRESLSPGMYLIQLVDPGKKGAFLKIIAE
- a CDS encoding glycyl-radical enzyme activating protein gives rise to the protein MIFNIQRFSTHDGDGIRTLIFYKGCPLKCQWCSNPESQSFGRSILYDLRSCKHFGDCVNTMPDAISHSAGGVLHIQRERISDAQQLKDLCVAKALTISGEPLGVDEIMAEIDKDLPFYHRDGGVTLTGGEPLAQDAELVLLLQVLHERRINTNMETSLHVSWELAERCIGLIDAFLVDLKHTDPGKFRAFTGGDARLVMENLEKLACFGAHVVVRIPVIPGFNHSTEEIRSMVDFLRNIRGIKEIHFLPYHTFGVEKYKMLGMEYLYNNHKQVGEEELMPYVHYAESKGFITKIGG